ATTTCGGAGCTTTCCCGAAGCCGCCTTCATCGGGATCGAAAGCCGAAAGAAAGTAACTGTAGGCCTGATCGAGGGTTTTCTCGTTAAGCTGGGAGGCCTCGGCTTTCCGCAGCGAATCTCCAAGGCTGCAGACGGCGTCGGTTATCTGCCGGGCCGATTCCAGAACCTCTTCCCTTTTGTTCTCCCAGAGTTCCTTTATCGCCGGCACAAGCTCCTGCATTCCAACTCTACCGTAACGGTTCTCCTTAGGTATATAGGTTCCGGCGAAAAAAGGTTCCCCTTCAGGCGTCATGACTATGTTAAGAGGCCAGCCGCAGCCTTTCCTTGAAATCACGTGACAGACAGTCATGTAGATATTGTCAATGTCGGGACGCTCCTCCCTGTCAACCTTGATCGAGACGAAGTTCTCGTTCATAAGCCCCGCTACCTCGGCATCCTCGAAGGATTCGCGCTCCATAACGTGGCACCAGTGACAGGTCGAGTATCCTATGGAAAGAAATATTGGCCTCCCAAGTTCCCGAGCTTTCTCGAACGCTTCCTCTCCCCACGGATACCAGTCAACCGGGTTCTCCGCGTGCTGGAGAAGATAAGGGCTCTTTTCATTTTTAAGTCTATTTGACATTCAAACCTCCTCTTCGAGGAATGGGGGAATTATATAGTCCGATCAAAAATAAGTTCCATGCAACGTAAGGCGTTCCCAGTCTTGAAAAACCCGTCGGAGAAATTTCCTCCGCTCGGGGAAAATAATAATTTCCTTCTGTTTATATTCTATTTTTAGGCTAACATTCTCACCTGAATGCGTAAACCCGTACAAAAGGCAGGCGTCGTCGCTTACAGGGAAAACAGCCTCGGGGAAATTGAAGTCATCCTAGTGAGTTCAAGAAAGCTCAATGATTCATGGGTCTTTCCCGCCGGAGGAGTCGATTACGGCGAAACTCCCGCTGAGGCGGCGGAGAGGGAATGTCTTGAGGAAAGCGGATACAAGGTGGAAATAGAGCAGCCTCTCGACATAATGGTCATTGAAGGAGGAAAAAGACACGTTCTCTACACTTTTTTCCGCGCCAGGGCCATTGAAGATACGGGAGATTACGAAAGGGACAGAAAAAGAAAATGGTGCGGGATTGACGATCTTCCCGACACGGTCGCCTACCTGTTTCGGGAAGTCGCAGAAAGTTTTCAGAAAAACATCCTAGGCTCCCAGTCCTGGAGCTGAAGCCTTAATCGACCAAACAGCAATCGCAACTTCATACTCACACCGGAGAGGAACGAATGAAAAGCCAACAGTTCATAAAGAAGACACAGAGTCATTATGCGCGGGTAGCGGCCATCTACAGGTCCCTGAGAGTCACAGACTCAGAACCCGTGCTCTACATAAAGGGAATAATAGGGGACAAGGGAAAAATAAAGGCTGCCGACGTGGGGGCCG
The window above is part of the Candidatus Dadabacteria bacterium genome. Proteins encoded here:
- a CDS encoding NUDIX hydrolase, whose product is MRKPVQKAGVVAYRENSLGEIEVILVSSRKLNDSWVFPAGGVDYGETPAEAAERECLEESGYKVEIEQPLDIMVIEGGKRHVLYTFFRARAIEDTGDYERDRKRKWCGIDDLPDTVAYLFREVAESFQKNILGSQSWS